Proteins from one Arthrobacter sp. DNA4 genomic window:
- the fdxA gene encoding ferredoxin, with translation MTYVIAQPCVDVKDKACIEECPVDCIYEGERSLYIHPDECVDCGACEPVCPVEAIYYEDDTPEEWADYYKANVEFFDDLGSPGGAAKIGNTGKDHPMIAALPPQNQDH, from the coding sequence GTGACGTACGTAATCGCGCAGCCGTGTGTGGATGTTAAGGACAAGGCATGCATTGAGGAATGCCCGGTCGATTGCATCTATGAAGGCGAGCGTTCGCTGTACATCCATCCGGACGAGTGCGTCGACTGCGGCGCCTGCGAGCCGGTGTGCCCGGTGGAGGCCATTTACTACGAGGATGACACCCCGGAGGAATGGGCCGACTACTACAAGGCCAACGTCGAATTCTTCGATGACCTTGGGTCTCCTGGTGGCGCGGCCAAGATCGGCAACACGGGCAAGGACCACCCGATGATCGCCGCCCTGCCGCCGCAGAACCAAGACCACTGA
- a CDS encoding ABC transporter substrate-binding protein — protein MRFTRTSKALGIAAITALALTGCGAGGGGSTNGSSSAAGDPNKVITAYNSEPQNPLLPANTNETNGGRVINLLFEGLRTYDADGKAVNSLAESIDSSDAQNWTIKVKQGQKFTNGEAITAKTFVDSWNFAANSKNLQNNSFFFESIAGYEDVSAVTTEKSADGKTTTTPAPKADKMSGLAATDDSTITVKLTQPEADWSLRLGYSAFYPLPSAALADPKTFGENPVGNGPYKFEKQGAWVHDQSIALVKNPDYKGPREAKNGGITFKFYTDPGPAYTDLQADNLDITDVLPSNATKTYVNDFPDRNATKPVATNATLNIPGYNPNFQGEAGKLRRQALSYAINREEITKVVFNGTRTPAKAFAPPVIDGFKEGLKGSEVLKFDAAKAKDLWTQAEKIQPYDSSKPLQIASNTDGGHKEWIDAVANGFKNNLGIQAEIQPFAKFAEVLNLRKSQQLPGLTRAGWQGDYPSLYNFLGPVWATGASSNYEKYSNPEFDKLLKEGLAAKSTDDANAKFNQAQEVLFQDLPGLPLWDYAKAIVWSNNVAKAETGWNGEILYYNITAK, from the coding sequence ATGCGTTTTACGCGCACTTCCAAAGCACTGGGTATCGCGGCCATCACCGCGCTTGCCCTGACCGGGTGCGGCGCCGGCGGCGGCGGCAGCACCAACGGGTCCAGCAGCGCTGCCGGCGACCCGAACAAGGTGATCACCGCTTACAACAGCGAACCGCAAAACCCGTTGCTGCCGGCGAACACCAATGAAACGAATGGCGGCCGCGTCATCAACCTGCTTTTCGAAGGCCTCCGCACGTATGATGCCGACGGCAAAGCAGTGAACTCGCTGGCCGAGTCCATCGACTCCTCCGACGCCCAGAACTGGACCATCAAGGTCAAGCAGGGCCAGAAGTTCACCAATGGTGAAGCCATCACCGCCAAGACCTTCGTCGACTCCTGGAACTTTGCGGCCAACTCCAAGAACCTGCAGAACAACAGCTTCTTCTTCGAGTCCATCGCCGGCTATGAGGACGTCTCAGCCGTAACTACGGAGAAATCCGCGGACGGCAAGACCACCACCACGCCCGCTCCCAAGGCCGACAAGATGTCCGGCCTGGCAGCAACAGATGATTCCACGATCACGGTCAAGCTCACCCAGCCTGAGGCCGACTGGTCCCTGCGCTTGGGGTACTCCGCCTTCTACCCGCTGCCCTCGGCCGCGCTGGCGGACCCGAAGACCTTTGGGGAAAACCCGGTGGGCAACGGTCCCTACAAGTTCGAGAAGCAAGGCGCTTGGGTCCATGACCAGTCAATCGCGTTGGTGAAGAACCCGGACTACAAGGGCCCGCGTGAGGCCAAAAACGGTGGCATCACCTTCAAGTTCTATACCGACCCAGGCCCCGCGTACACGGACCTGCAGGCCGATAACCTCGACATCACCGATGTTCTGCCGTCCAACGCCACAAAGACCTATGTCAACGACTTCCCGGACCGCAACGCCACCAAGCCTGTTGCCACCAACGCCACGCTGAACATTCCCGGCTACAACCCGAACTTCCAGGGTGAAGCCGGAAAGCTCCGCCGCCAGGCGCTGTCCTACGCCATCAACCGTGAAGAAATCACGAAGGTTGTCTTCAACGGCACCCGTACCCCGGCCAAGGCCTTTGCCCCGCCGGTCATCGATGGCTTCAAGGAAGGCCTTAAGGGCAGCGAAGTCCTGAAGTTCGACGCCGCCAAGGCCAAGGACCTCTGGACGCAGGCTGAGAAGATCCAGCCTTACGACAGCTCCAAGCCGCTCCAGATCGCCTCCAACACCGACGGTGGCCACAAGGAATGGATCGACGCCGTGGCCAACGGCTTCAAGAACAACCTCGGCATCCAGGCTGAAATCCAGCCCTTCGCCAAGTTCGCTGAAGTCCTGAACCTCCGCAAGTCCCAGCAGCTGCCGGGCCTGACCCGCGCCGGCTGGCAGGGCGACTACCCGTCGCTGTACAACTTCCTGGGACCGGTCTGGGCAACGGGCGCTTCCTCCAACTATGAGAAGTACTCGAACCCCGAGTTCGACAAGCTGCTCAAGGAGGGCCTCGCCGCCAAGAGCACGGATGACGCGAACGCCAAGTTCAACCAGGCACAGGAGGTTCTGTTCCAGGACCTTCCGGGCTTGCCGCTTTGGGACTATGCCAAGGCAATTGTGTGGAGCAACAACGTTGCGAAGGCCGAGACCGGCTGGAACGGCGAAATTCTCTACTACAACATCACGGCTAAGTAG
- a CDS encoding SGNH/GDSL hydrolase family protein, whose product MPPAKASTMRGAAWAVAAVVAGLVAVAGSGGDGLSAGSAVSSLSRAATGQAANSQVAAVKPGAPKVSVAATAHVLNTGNGRLEAVVPDVGRTVLLIGDSQSEPVDGWPRLGLAAAGYNVYFCGRGGTGYVAANGATGNYVDALQRGDWLLPSGTPALLVVEGGGNDAAGGASNAQISRNAERLIAELRSRYPGTRLAMIGTLARGANDGGGRRSEVDALLGAVAAANGVPFVSTGDWLTRYGLAKYLADAVHMNPEGRTALGGILERRLRELGLDRKPAAEQGALAAVPASGSTFQD is encoded by the coding sequence ATGCCCCCTGCCAAGGCCAGCACCATGCGCGGTGCGGCGTGGGCTGTGGCCGCAGTGGTCGCCGGGCTCGTGGCCGTCGCGGGATCCGGTGGCGACGGACTTTCCGCTGGTTCGGCCGTCAGCAGCCTGTCGCGGGCAGCCACAGGCCAGGCGGCCAACAGCCAGGTGGCAGCCGTGAAGCCGGGCGCCCCGAAGGTGTCGGTGGCAGCCACTGCCCACGTCCTGAATACGGGCAATGGCCGCCTGGAAGCAGTTGTTCCCGATGTGGGCAGAACGGTCCTGCTGATTGGGGATTCGCAGTCGGAACCCGTAGACGGCTGGCCCCGCCTGGGCCTGGCCGCTGCCGGGTACAACGTATACTTCTGCGGCCGCGGCGGCACCGGCTACGTCGCGGCGAACGGCGCTACCGGTAATTACGTGGACGCCCTGCAGCGCGGGGACTGGTTGCTTCCTTCCGGGACTCCCGCCCTCCTTGTGGTCGAGGGTGGCGGCAACGACGCCGCCGGAGGAGCAAGCAACGCGCAGATCTCGCGGAACGCCGAGCGGCTGATCGCTGAGCTGCGGAGCCGCTATCCCGGCACACGGCTGGCAATGATCGGCACCCTGGCCCGGGGAGCGAACGACGGCGGCGGGCGGCGGAGCGAGGTGGACGCTTTGCTCGGTGCCGTGGCGGCAGCAAATGGAGTGCCCTTTGTCTCCACCGGAGATTGGCTCACCAGGTATGGACTGGCAAAGTACCTCGCTGATGCGGTGCATATGAACCCCGAAGGCCGCACGGCCCTGGGCGGGATTCTTGAGCGCAGGCTGCGGGAACTCGGACTGGACCGGAAACCCGCAGCGGAGCAGGGCGCCCTCGCTGCCGTGCCTGCAAGCGGGAGCACCTTCCAGGACTGA
- a CDS encoding citrate synthase, giving the protein MTETNNAATLLHAGGELKLPRIQVVEGNEGYDVSKLLKQTGAVTFDPGFMNTAATTSAITYIDGDAGILRYRGYPIEQLAQHSSFLEVSYLLIYGNLPTPTELDEFDQKIRRHTLLHEELKGFFGGFPRDAHPMPVLSSAVSALSTFYQDSLDPFNAEQVEVSTIRLMAKLPVIAAYAHKKSIGQPMLYPDNSMNLVENFLRLSFGLPAEQYELDPVIVKALDLLLILHADHEQNCSTSTVRLVGSSNANLFASVSVSINALFGPAHGGANEAVLKMLRQIQAEGLKPEDYMEKVKNKEDGVRLMGFGHRVYKNYDPRAKIVKATAHEILSKLGGNDELLDIAMRLEEKALSDDYFIQRKLYPNVDFYTGLIYKAMGFPEKMFTVLFAIGRLPGWIAQWREMISDPNTKIGRPRQLYIGEPERDYPAR; this is encoded by the coding sequence ATGACTGAGACCAACAATGCTGCGACCCTGCTCCACGCAGGTGGCGAGCTGAAGCTCCCGCGCATCCAGGTTGTTGAAGGGAACGAAGGTTACGACGTCTCCAAGCTGCTCAAGCAGACCGGTGCCGTGACCTTTGACCCCGGCTTCATGAACACCGCAGCAACCACCTCCGCCATCACCTACATCGATGGCGATGCGGGCATCCTGCGCTACCGCGGATACCCCATCGAGCAGTTGGCGCAGCACTCCAGCTTTCTCGAGGTGTCCTACCTGCTGATCTACGGGAACCTGCCCACGCCCACGGAACTGGACGAGTTCGACCAGAAGATCCGGCGCCACACCCTGCTGCACGAAGAGCTCAAGGGCTTCTTCGGCGGCTTCCCCCGCGACGCACACCCCATGCCGGTGTTGTCCTCGGCCGTGTCCGCGCTGTCCACCTTCTACCAGGACTCGCTGGACCCGTTCAACGCCGAGCAGGTGGAGGTTTCCACCATCCGCCTGATGGCAAAGCTGCCGGTTATTGCCGCCTATGCGCACAAGAAGTCCATCGGCCAGCCCATGCTGTACCCGGACAACTCCATGAACCTGGTGGAGAACTTCCTGCGCCTCAGCTTCGGCCTCCCCGCCGAGCAGTACGAGCTGGACCCGGTCATCGTCAAGGCCCTGGACCTGCTCCTCATCCTGCACGCGGACCACGAGCAGAACTGCTCCACCTCCACCGTGCGCCTGGTGGGCTCCTCCAACGCCAACCTCTTCGCCTCCGTTTCGGTAAGCATCAATGCCCTCTTCGGCCCTGCCCACGGCGGAGCCAACGAGGCCGTGCTGAAGATGCTCCGCCAGATCCAGGCCGAGGGCCTCAAGCCCGAGGACTACATGGAGAAGGTCAAGAACAAGGAAGACGGCGTCCGCCTCATGGGCTTCGGACACCGCGTCTACAAGAACTACGATCCGCGCGCCAAGATCGTCAAGGCCACGGCCCACGAGATCCTGAGCAAGCTCGGCGGCAACGACGAACTGCTCGACATCGCCATGCGCCTGGAAGAGAAGGCGCTCAGCGATGACTACTTCATCCAGCGCAAGCTCTACCCGAACGTGGACTTCTACACCGGCCTGATCTACAAGGCCATGGGCTTCCCCGAGAAGATGTTCACCGTCCTGTTTGCCATCGGCCGCCTGCCGGGCTGGATTGCCCAGTGGCGCGAAATGATCAGCGACCCGAACACCAAGATCGGCCGCCCGCGCCAGCTGTACATCGGCGAGCCGGAGCGCGACTACCCCGCCCGCTGA
- the typA gene encoding translational GTPase TypA, whose amino-acid sequence MSETTTNTAVATASRSDLRNVAIVAHVDHGKTTLVDAMLKQTHSFAEHNHVEDRVMDSGDLEREKGITILAKNTTVAYNGPSSNGETITINVIDTPGHADFGGEVERGLSMVDGVVLLVDASEGPLPQTRFVLRKALAAHLPVILLVNKTDRPDARIEEVVHESMDLLLGLASDLADEVPDLDLDKILEVPVVYAAAKVGRASLEQPADGTAPENEDLEPLFKTIIEHIPAPTYNPEGVLQAHVTNLDASPFLGRLALLRIYNGTLRKGQTVAWARANGELKNVKITELLATKALERVPAESAGPGEIVAVAGIEEITIGETLTDAENPQPLPLITVDDPAISMTIGINTSPLAGKVKGAKVTARQVKDRLDKELIGNVSIKVLPTERPDAWEVQGRGELALAILVEQMRREGFELTVGKPQVVTKTVDGKIHEPMEHMTIDVPEEYLGAVTQLMAARKGRMTNMANHGTGWCRMEFIVPARGLIGFRTRFLTDTRGAGIAASISEGYEPWAGPIEYRTNGSMVADRAGVVTPFAMINLQERGSFFVKPTSEVYEGMIVGENSRADDMDVNITKEKKLTNMRAASSDTFENLTPPRELTLEESLEFAREDECVEVTPDAIRIRKVILDTNERAKANRARAKA is encoded by the coding sequence ATGTCTGAAACCACCACCAACACCGCGGTAGCCACTGCATCGCGCAGTGACCTCCGCAACGTCGCGATCGTGGCCCACGTTGACCACGGCAAGACCACCCTGGTCGACGCCATGCTCAAGCAGACCCATTCCTTTGCAGAGCACAACCACGTAGAAGACCGCGTCATGGACTCCGGCGACCTGGAGCGCGAAAAGGGCATCACCATCCTGGCGAAGAACACCACTGTCGCCTACAACGGTCCGTCCTCGAACGGCGAGACCATCACCATCAACGTGATCGACACCCCCGGCCACGCCGACTTCGGCGGCGAGGTCGAGCGCGGCCTGTCCATGGTCGACGGCGTCGTCCTGCTCGTCGATGCCTCTGAGGGCCCGCTGCCCCAGACCCGCTTCGTGCTGCGCAAGGCCCTCGCTGCGCACCTGCCCGTGATCCTGCTGGTCAACAAGACCGACCGCCCCGACGCGCGGATCGAAGAGGTCGTGCACGAGTCCATGGACCTGCTCCTCGGCCTCGCCTCCGACCTGGCCGACGAGGTCCCCGATCTGGACCTGGACAAAATCCTCGAGGTCCCCGTGGTGTACGCCGCCGCGAAGGTCGGCCGCGCCTCCCTGGAGCAGCCCGCTGACGGCACCGCTCCGGAGAACGAGGACCTCGAACCGCTGTTCAAGACCATCATCGAGCACATCCCGGCTCCGACGTACAACCCGGAGGGTGTGCTCCAGGCGCACGTCACCAACCTCGACGCCTCCCCGTTCCTTGGCCGCCTGGCCCTGCTGCGTATTTACAACGGCACCCTGCGCAAGGGCCAGACCGTGGCCTGGGCCCGCGCCAACGGCGAGCTGAAGAACGTCAAGATCACCGAGCTGCTCGCCACCAAGGCGCTGGAGCGCGTGCCGGCCGAGTCCGCAGGCCCCGGCGAGATTGTCGCCGTCGCCGGCATCGAGGAGATCACCATCGGTGAAACCCTGACCGACGCCGAGAACCCCCAGCCGCTGCCGCTGATCACCGTGGACGATCCCGCGATCTCCATGACCATCGGTATCAACACCTCGCCGCTGGCCGGCAAGGTCAAGGGCGCCAAGGTTACTGCCCGCCAGGTCAAGGACCGTCTTGACAAGGAACTGATCGGTAACGTCTCCATCAAGGTCCTGCCCACCGAGCGTCCCGACGCCTGGGAAGTCCAGGGCCGTGGCGAGCTCGCCCTCGCTATCCTGGTGGAGCAGATGCGCCGCGAAGGCTTCGAGTTGACCGTCGGCAAGCCGCAGGTTGTCACCAAGACCGTTGATGGCAAGATCCACGAGCCGATGGAACACATGACCATCGACGTGCCCGAGGAATACCTGGGCGCCGTCACCCAGCTCATGGCAGCCCGCAAGGGCCGCATGACCAACATGGCCAACCACGGCACCGGCTGGTGCCGCATGGAGTTCATCGTTCCGGCCCGTGGCCTGATCGGTTTCCGCACCCGGTTCCTCACCGACACCCGTGGTGCAGGCATCGCGGCTTCCATCTCCGAAGGCTACGAGCCGTGGGCCGGCCCCATCGAGTACCGCACCAACGGTTCCATGGTTGCCGACCGCGCCGGTGTTGTTACCCCGTTCGCCATGATCAACTTGCAGGAACGCGGCTCCTTCTTCGTGAAGCCCACGTCCGAGGTCTACGAAGGCATGATCGTGGGCGAGAACTCCCGCGCCGACGACATGGACGTCAATATCACCAAGGAAAAGAAGCTCACCAACATGCGTGCCGCTTCCTCCGACACCTTCGAGAACCTGACCCCGCCGCGGGAACTCACCCTCGAAGAGTCACTCGAGTTCGCCCGCGAGGACGAGTGCGTCGAAGTGACCCCGGACGCCATCCGCATCCGCAAGGTCATCCTGGACACCAACGAGCGCGCCAAGGCCAACCGCGCCCGCGCCAAGGCCTAG
- a CDS encoding ABC transporter permease — translation MVRFILRRLLQVIPVFLGTTLLVYYMVFALPGDPIAALFGDRQPPQSVIDTLRSQYNLDQPFWVQYGLFLKNLFTFNLGNDFTGQPIAATLARVFPVTAMLAVEALIIQAVFGVAFGVFAGLRRGGWFDSTVLVASLVVIAVPTFVLGFVFQLVFGVQLGWAKPTVGANADWGNLLLPAVVLGLVSFAYVLRLTRASVSEGMNADFVRTATAKGLSRPRVVLAHILRNSLIPVVTYLGANLGGLMGGAIVTEGIFNVPGVGNKLYQAVLRTEGPTIVSIVSVLVLVFVVANLLVDLLYAWLDPRIRYDQ, via the coding sequence GTGGTCCGGTTTATTCTTCGCCGACTCCTACAGGTGATCCCTGTCTTTCTCGGCACCACGCTGCTCGTCTATTACATGGTGTTCGCCCTGCCCGGCGACCCCATCGCGGCGCTCTTCGGCGACCGCCAGCCCCCGCAGTCAGTCATCGACACCCTGCGCAGCCAGTACAACCTGGACCAGCCGTTCTGGGTCCAGTACGGCCTTTTCCTCAAGAACCTCTTCACCTTCAACCTGGGCAATGACTTCACGGGACAGCCAATCGCGGCCACTTTGGCCCGGGTCTTCCCCGTGACCGCCATGCTCGCGGTCGAGGCGCTGATTATTCAGGCCGTCTTCGGAGTGGCGTTCGGCGTCTTCGCCGGGCTCCGCCGCGGCGGCTGGTTCGACTCCACCGTCCTGGTGGCCTCGCTGGTGGTTATCGCCGTCCCCACCTTCGTCCTGGGCTTCGTCTTCCAGCTCGTCTTCGGCGTCCAGCTCGGCTGGGCCAAACCCACAGTCGGAGCCAATGCGGACTGGGGAAATCTGCTGTTACCGGCAGTAGTCCTGGGACTTGTCTCGTTCGCCTATGTCCTCCGCCTGACCCGTGCGTCGGTCAGCGAGGGCATGAACGCCGACTTCGTGCGGACAGCCACCGCCAAGGGCCTTTCCCGGCCCCGGGTGGTCCTGGCGCACATCCTGCGCAACTCGCTGATCCCGGTGGTGACCTACCTGGGCGCCAACCTTGGCGGCCTGATGGGCGGCGCCATTGTTACCGAGGGCATCTTCAATGTTCCCGGCGTAGGCAACAAGCTCTACCAGGCTGTCCTTCGCACTGAGGGACCCACCATCGTCTCCATCGTCAGCGTGCTGGTGCTGGTGTTCGTGGTGGCCAACCTGCTTGTCGATCTCCTGTACGCCTGGCTTGACCCGAGGATCCGCTATGACCAGTAA
- a CDS encoding ABC transporter permease, giving the protein MTSNNSHFVAPIDETPLQATDAVKTDQAPLSLWADAWRKLRRRPLFIISAFLILVLIVVALFPGLFSSVPPNEGCELANSEGGPAPGHPFGFTFQGCDIYSRVIHGTQASLSVGILSVLCVLIIGVTFGALAGFYGGWLDTILARLGDIFFALPLILGALVITQLPMFRENKSVWTVVFVISLLAWPQMARITRGAVIEVRNADFVTAARALGVSKFGTLVKHVLPNALAPVIVLATLELGVFIVAEATLSFLGIGLPEGVMSWGHDISAAQTSIRTHPQIMLYPAAALSLTVLSFIMLGDAVRDALDPKSRQR; this is encoded by the coding sequence ATGACCAGTAACAACAGCCACTTTGTGGCCCCCATCGACGAGACGCCGCTGCAGGCGACGGACGCCGTCAAGACTGACCAGGCCCCGCTCAGCCTCTGGGCAGACGCCTGGCGCAAGCTTCGCCGTCGTCCGCTGTTCATCATTTCGGCTTTTCTTATCCTGGTGCTGATCGTCGTAGCGCTGTTCCCTGGCTTGTTCTCGTCGGTCCCGCCGAACGAGGGCTGCGAGCTCGCAAACTCAGAAGGCGGACCTGCGCCAGGGCATCCATTCGGCTTCACCTTCCAGGGCTGCGACATTTACTCCAGGGTCATCCACGGCACGCAGGCTTCACTTTCGGTAGGTATCCTTTCCGTCCTCTGCGTCCTCATCATCGGGGTGACGTTCGGTGCCCTCGCCGGCTTTTATGGCGGTTGGCTGGACACCATCCTCGCGCGTCTTGGTGATATCTTTTTCGCATTGCCATTGATCCTCGGGGCGCTTGTCATCACACAGTTGCCCATGTTCAGGGAAAACAAGAGCGTTTGGACCGTGGTCTTTGTCATCTCGCTGCTTGCCTGGCCGCAAATGGCCCGCATCACCCGTGGCGCTGTCATCGAGGTGCGTAACGCCGACTTTGTGACAGCAGCCCGCGCGCTGGGTGTCTCGAAATTCGGAACGCTGGTGAAGCACGTCCTTCCGAACGCCCTCGCACCCGTGATTGTCCTGGCCACCCTCGAACTCGGCGTATTCATCGTGGCGGAAGCCACCCTTTCGTTCCTGGGGATTGGCTTGCCCGAGGGGGTCATGTCCTGGGGGCACGATATCTCCGCAGCACAGACTTCCATACGAACGCATCCGCAGATCATGCTCTACCCGGCCGCCGCGCTCTCCCTTACGGTGTTGAGCTTCATCATGCTGGGCGACGCCGTGCGCGACGCCCTTGACCCGAAGAGCCGTCAGCGATGA
- a CDS encoding ABC transporter ATP-binding protein produces MTTPEVRIDEAGTTGVRPLLEICDLAITFKTGGGEVKAVRDAHLTIMPGETVAIVGESGSGKSTTALAAIGLLPNNGRVAGGQILLDGEDIAHASEHRMIELRGNTIGMVPQDPMSNLNPVWKIGYQVRETLKANGRPSGPDDIAKVLSQAGLPDAKRRANQYPHEFSGGMRQRALIAIGLSCQPRLLIADEPTSALDVTVQRQILDHLETMTNELGTSVLLITHDLGLAAERADKVVVMYQGRVVEAGPSLELLRNPQHPYTKRLVESAPSLASRRIQVAKEQGVETADLLAPGAETVKSDTFLQIQDLRKVYKLRSGLGKATDFAAVDGVSFDVRRGTTTAIVGESGSGKSTVAKMVLQLEKPTEGRILFDGVDTSALKAAELFKFRRRVQPIFQDPYGSLDPMYNIYRTIEEPLRVHKIGDQASREKKVRTLLDQVALPQSAMQRYPNELSGGQRQRVAIARALALDPEVIICDEAVSALDVLVQAQVLNLLADLQANLGLTYLFITHDLAVVRQIADHVCVMEKGRLVETGSTDEVFESPKQDYTKALLNAIPGAKLMLPPEVA; encoded by the coding sequence ATGACAACTCCAGAAGTCCGCATTGATGAGGCCGGCACCACCGGCGTCAGGCCGCTGCTCGAAATATGTGACCTGGCCATCACCTTCAAGACCGGCGGCGGTGAAGTCAAGGCTGTCCGGGACGCGCACCTGACCATCATGCCCGGCGAAACCGTCGCGATCGTGGGGGAGTCCGGCTCCGGAAAGTCCACCACTGCCCTGGCAGCCATCGGCCTCCTGCCCAACAACGGCAGGGTTGCCGGGGGACAGATCCTGCTCGACGGAGAGGATATCGCCCACGCCAGCGAGCACCGCATGATCGAACTGCGCGGCAACACCATCGGCATGGTCCCGCAGGACCCGATGTCCAACCTGAACCCCGTGTGGAAGATCGGCTACCAGGTCAGGGAAACACTGAAGGCGAACGGCCGTCCCAGCGGGCCGGACGACATCGCCAAGGTGCTGTCCCAGGCTGGACTTCCGGACGCCAAACGCCGGGCCAACCAGTACCCGCATGAGTTCTCGGGCGGCATGCGCCAGCGTGCGCTGATCGCGATTGGCCTCTCCTGCCAGCCACGCCTGCTGATTGCGGATGAGCCGACGTCGGCCCTCGACGTCACCGTCCAGCGGCAGATCCTTGACCACCTGGAGACCATGACCAACGAACTGGGCACCTCGGTGCTGCTGATCACCCACGACCTGGGTTTGGCAGCCGAGCGCGCAGACAAAGTGGTGGTCATGTACCAGGGCCGTGTGGTTGAAGCAGGACCGTCCCTGGAGCTGCTGCGCAACCCGCAGCACCCGTATACCAAGCGGCTCGTGGAGTCCGCTCCGTCGCTCGCCAGCCGCCGTATCCAGGTGGCCAAGGAGCAGGGAGTGGAGACGGCGGACCTCCTGGCGCCCGGCGCCGAGACGGTGAAGTCCGATACCTTCCTGCAGATCCAGGATCTGCGGAAGGTCTACAAGCTTCGCTCGGGGCTGGGCAAGGCGACGGACTTCGCGGCCGTCGACGGCGTGAGCTTCGACGTCCGGCGGGGAACCACGACGGCGATCGTGGGGGAGTCGGGTTCCGGCAAGTCCACAGTGGCCAAGATGGTGCTCCAGCTGGAGAAGCCGACCGAGGGCAGGATCCTGTTCGACGGCGTCGATACCTCGGCCCTGAAGGCTGCCGAGCTGTTCAAGTTCCGCAGGCGGGTCCAGCCGATCTTCCAGGACCCGTACGGCTCCCTCGATCCGATGTACAACATCTACCGCACGATCGAAGAACCATTGCGGGTCCACAAGATCGGGGACCAGGCCAGCCGGGAGAAGAAAGTCCGGACGCTGCTGGACCAGGTGGCACTGCCCCAGTCCGCCATGCAGCGTTATCCCAACGAGTTGTCCGGCGGCCAGCGGCAGCGCGTTGCCATCGCACGGGCACTTGCGCTGGACCCCGAGGTCATCATCTGTGATGAGGCAGTCTCCGCGCTTGACGTGCTGGTGCAGGCGCAGGTGCTGAACCTGCTCGCCGACCTGCAGGCCAACCTCGGGCTGACGTATCTGTTCATCACGCACGACCTTGCCGTGGTGCGCCAGATTGCGGACCACGTCTGCGTGATGGAGAAGGGCCGCCTGGTGGAGACGGGATCCACGGACGAGGTCTTCGAGTCGCCCAAGCAGGACTACACGAAGGCGCTGCTGAACGCCATCCCCGGTGCGAAGCTGATGCTTCCGCCTGAGGTGGCATAG